In the genome of Lentisphaera araneosa HTCC2155, the window GGAAAAGGCATTATATAAGCACAAAACGCGAGTGTAACTCAATGGTAGAGTATCTGCCTTCCAAGCAGAATGTTGTGAGTTCGAGTCTCATCACTCGCTCTTTAGTACAGAAGGACTTATGAATAATATTCATAAGTCCTTTTTTTGTGGGGGCCATTAAGAATTGCAAAATGGGGGCCATTAAGGGCTGAAATGGGGACCATTAAGGGTGATTAACTTAAAAAATCTAACTAAAAATCACTTTTTACTTCAACTGCAAGTAGTCTGGCATAGTGATCTTCGACCATTCTAGAGCTATTTCCCATGGCCGCAGCAACTTCAGAGGCGGTTTTGCCCGATCGTAGCATATTTGAGCCATAAGCTCGTCGTAAGCTAAGTGCGGTCATTTCAGCAGGTAGCACGCCGATGACGGCCGCAGTGGGCCCACGAGCGTTTCTTCCATTGAGATATACCGATAAGCTGCCCGCTTGCCAATGAGGAGAGCCAGTAACTCTCGAGGGGAATAAAAGATCTCCTGTAGCTAATTCTTTAACATGGCTTAAAAGCAAGGGTAAGAGGTGGTTTGGATTTACATGGATCGATCTAGCTCTTTTTGCGTTTTTAAGCGTTCTAATCTCGTTGGCTTGAACTCTAAGATAATAATCACCGTCACTACCCTTATAAAAATCATCTCTTTTAAGGCCTCGCATTTCGTGCGCTGAACATCCTGCAAAGCCTAGAGTTCCAATCAAAGCTTGCCAGTAAGTATCTTGCTTGATTAATACTGCCTCAATCTCTTCAATGGGGTGCCAATGAATATCGCCTCTCTGCTCGTTCTTTCTCTTTTTAACTCTGGCAGCTATATTATCAATTTCCCAGGTTCTGGAGGCGTAATTAAAGAAGCGGGAGAAATACTTCCATACTCTATTGAACCTTCTATTAGGCTCCTTAAAGCTATCACTCTCGTCATCTAGATATTCAGTGAGGTAAACAGGAGTCACGACGGATAGTTTGTTATCCAGTAAATCATGGTGCTTAAAAAAATCATTTAATTTGTTTATGTGTGTGGAAACATCTTTTTTGGCGATTTCACGAGAGAGATCTTGCTCGTATATAACTAAGGCATCCCTACAGGTGGGGGAATTTTGGTAGGATAAAGAGATTTTTCCTTCGACGCTATTACTGAGACTAAAGTACTTTTCTTTAAACTTTATAAGTTCTGCGTTTTCTTTCTCCAATAAAGTTATTTTCTCTTCGTGAGTGGAGAGTTCTTCGCCTAGTTTAAGGATTTGATCCGCGAGTTTATGGATATCTTTATCAGCAATATCAATATCAGGGAATTCCGAGAGTAGCTTTTTTGTTTTTGCAGAAAGGGGCTTTAGTAATTTTTC includes:
- a CDS encoding site-specific integrase produces the protein MTRKRTAHIEKKGKTYYARFYNYLDQRVKKSLKTKSADTAQQVVAELDKFISLQLTALQAQKTDISDLVYELYYGEKLLKPLSAKTKKLLSEFPDIDIADKDIHKLADQILKLGEELSTHEEKITLLEKENAELIKFKEKYFSLSNSVEGKISLSYQNSPTCRDALVIYEQDLSREIAKKDVSTHINKLNDFFKHHDLLDNKLSVVTPVYLTEYLDDESDSFKEPNRRFNRVWKYFSRFFNYASRTWEIDNIAARVKKRKNEQRGDIHWHPIEEIEAVLIKQDTYWQALIGTLGFAGCSAHEMRGLKRDDFYKGSDGDYYLRVQANEIRTLKNAKRARSIHVNPNHLLPLLLSHVKELATGDLLFPSRVTGSPHWQAGSLSVYLNGRNARGPTAAVIGVLPAEMTALSLRRAYGSNMLRSGKTASEVAAAMGNSSRMVEDHYARLLAVEVKSDF